GCCGGCACCGAACTCTCCGTAGACTTCGGTGATCGACTGGGTTTCGACGCCGCCACCCAGCAGCTCGTCGATCTCGTCGACGCCCCACGTGAGCTTGCCGATCTGTTCACGCCGCTCTAGTACCTGAGCGCCGGACTCGAAGCCGCCGATGTCTGCGGCCTCGCGGGCGGCCTGGATGATATCTGAGGCACTCGATTCGCCGATATCCGCCGTGTTGGACAACTCGCCCGGGCTCGCAACGGCGATGCCCTGATAGGAGTCGAACCCGTTCTCGGTGAGCTTCTCGGCTGTGGCCGGGCCGACGCCCGGTAGGTCTTCGAGGTCTTCGGATGCTGCCATACCACGGCGTTGCTCGCCCTGTCATATAAAGCCTCGTTAACACCGTGGTGAAAGTGAAATACGGCATCCCTCCGCTCGACGTTTCGGTGTGTAACATGTGCAGTCGCCACCGCCTGCTCAGAGCGTTCGAACCGTCGATCAGCGGCTTTCGGGCGGTCGCTGTTCGTCCCGTTCGGGAAGGTCGATCTCCGCCGGGGCCGGCATCCAGAAGTAATCGAACGTGAGTCCGACGGCCAGCGGCGCGACAATCGTGATCCCGATGACTGTCCCGTGGCTCTGTAGGTTCGGCCCGAGTTGGAGGAACCCGCCAAGGACGAGTGTCGAGATCACCAGCGTCAGCGACCCCAACAGCACAGCGAAGACGGGGCCACCCCACTTGGTCTGTAGACGGACACGGAAAAACCGGGTGAGGAGCGCGGCAATCGCCGTGTTCGCGAGCACGATCACGGCGAGCCCGACAGCGTCGACAGCGCTGACCATATCGTCTCGACGGTCCGAACTCTCTTTGCAATGTCGTTTGCGGTGACCAACGGCTCGGGCCTGCTGGGTCACTCTAGACACATGTACGTCCGCGTGTCCGCGACACCCTCTATATCGCGGATCCCGCTGGCGACGGACTCCATGACCTCGTAGACGCTGTTGCGCTCGGCCTCGACGATGAGATCGTAC
The sequence above is drawn from the Halorhabdus sp. CBA1104 genome and encodes:
- a CDS encoding Lrp/AsnC ligand binding domain-containing protein, with translation MVRAFIMVKTVAGKAEGILGDVRTAIGVEEAHVVAGQYDLIVEAERNSVYEVMESVASGIRDIEGVADTRTYMCLE